The Sphingosinicella humi genome has a window encoding:
- a CDS encoding SDR family NAD(P)-dependent oxidoreductase — protein METILVTGGAGFIGRAVTGELLRRGHRVRVLDSLIEQVHGADADARSVTSDVEFFHADVRDGAKVAEALRGVDSVVHLAAEVGVGQSMYAVERYTSVNDVGTAVLFEKLIDQPVRRVVTASSMSIYGEGLYLDADGEMVENAERHPRASSDQAWDPLDGRGRPLTPVATPEWKRPQLASIYALNKYVQERTSLILANAYGMEGVCLRLFNVYGPGQALSNPYTGVLAIFASRLLNGQRPMVFEDGEQRRDFVYVGDIGRAFADALELPQAAGGVFNIGSGDDRSVNEVARALAGALGRNDVEPDIVGKSRIGDIRHCFCDTSKAAETLGFRAVKDFHEGLTELAEWVAEQTADDRTQEARAELEVRGLVA, from the coding sequence ATGGAGACGATTCTCGTAACGGGCGGCGCGGGATTTATCGGGCGAGCGGTGACCGGGGAGCTGCTTCGCCGCGGCCACCGGGTCCGAGTGCTCGATAGCCTGATAGAGCAGGTTCATGGTGCCGACGCCGACGCGAGGTCAGTCACCTCGGATGTCGAATTCTTTCATGCGGACGTGCGCGATGGCGCCAAGGTTGCCGAGGCGCTGCGGGGGGTCGACAGCGTCGTCCATCTCGCGGCCGAGGTCGGGGTGGGTCAATCCATGTATGCGGTCGAACGCTACACGTCGGTCAACGACGTCGGCACCGCCGTTTTGTTCGAGAAACTGATCGACCAGCCGGTCCGCCGCGTCGTCACCGCCTCCTCGATGAGCATCTATGGCGAAGGCCTCTATCTCGATGCCGATGGCGAAATGGTCGAGAATGCAGAGCGGCACCCGCGCGCCAGCTCCGATCAGGCCTGGGACCCGCTCGACGGCCGTGGCCGACCGCTGACGCCGGTCGCGACGCCGGAATGGAAGCGGCCGCAGCTCGCCTCCATCTACGCCCTCAACAAATATGTGCAGGAGCGCACCAGCCTCATCCTCGCCAATGCCTATGGGATGGAGGGCGTGTGCCTGCGCCTCTTCAACGTCTACGGCCCGGGCCAGGCCCTTTCCAATCCCTATACCGGCGTTCTCGCCATTTTCGCCTCGCGCCTGCTCAACGGACAGCGGCCGATGGTCTTCGAGGATGGCGAGCAGCGCCGCGATTTCGTGTATGTTGGCGACATCGGCCGCGCCTTCGCCGACGCGCTGGAACTGCCGCAGGCGGCGGGCGGCGTGTTCAACATCGGGTCGGGCGACGACCGCTCCGTCAACGAGGTGGCGCGGGCGCTCGCCGGTGCCCTGGGCCGCAACGATGTCGAGCCGGACATCGTCGGCAAGTCGCGCATCGGGGACATCCGCCACTGCTTCTGCGACACCAGCAAGGCGGCCGAGACGCTCGGCTTTCGCGCCGTCAAGGACTTCCACGAGGGCCTGACCGAACTGGCCGAATGGGTGGCAGAGCAGACGGCCGACGATCGCACGCAAGAGGCGCGGGCCGAGCTGGAAGTACGGGGTCTTGTCGCATGA
- a CDS encoding histidine phosphatase family protein → MTTDILLIRHAAHVDLGQVLTGRRRDVALSREGLEQATIIADLLGAEPIAAVYSSPRERAYYTAREIADRHELKVRIAEDVDEIDFGEWTGLSFDALEGDPEWQRWNEARGTARPPGGESIGEAADRAARALEHIAHDHPGKTVVCVTHCDVIRAVVARYLGLPFDNLLRFDIDPASVSRLVIGEWGGRLVSLNWRWWLESDR, encoded by the coding sequence GTGACGACCGACATACTCCTAATTCGCCATGCTGCGCATGTGGATCTGGGGCAGGTCCTGACCGGGCGGCGGCGCGATGTGGCGCTGAGCAGGGAAGGGCTGGAACAGGCGACGATTATAGCCGACCTGCTGGGTGCCGAACCGATCGCTGCCGTCTACTCGTCGCCGCGGGAGCGCGCTTACTATACGGCACGCGAAATCGCCGACCGGCATGAGCTCAAGGTGCGTATCGCCGAGGATGTCGACGAGATCGACTTTGGCGAATGGACGGGCTTGTCCTTCGACGCACTGGAGGGCGATCCCGAGTGGCAGCGTTGGAACGAAGCCCGCGGCACCGCTCGTCCGCCCGGTGGTGAAAGCATCGGGGAGGCAGCTGACCGGGCGGCGCGTGCACTGGAACACATCGCCCACGATCATCCCGGCAAGACGGTCGTTTGCGTCACCCATTGCGATGTCATCAGGGCCGTGGTCGCCCGCTACCTCGGGCTACCCTTCGACAACCTGCTTCGGTTCGACATCGATCCGGCCTCGGTCTCGCGGCTCGTCATAGGCGAATGGGGCGGCCGCCTCGTGTCGCTCAACTGGAGATGGTGGCTCGAATCGGACCGCTAG
- a CDS encoding glycosyltransferase family 9 protein translates to MSVASHDWTGAVRRGDYALAWKLSEGILAARDPGKRDDPSTPYHLRWVWDGRSFDGRHVLVRCYHGLGDTIQFARYLPILRQSAASVAIEVQPRLACLLDHFPGVDRIVAFDPDSPSAESDCDIEIMELAFALRTPPSSVAPPYLQAEAASLPKGTVGLCGRAGAWDSHRSIPAERLLPLAERWPCLTLDCGPTNLPVLNPEGCPHDVEATASLIAGLDLVVTVDTFIAHLAGALGKPVWLLLKHEPDWRWSPLSCRSDWYPSMRLYVQPAPGDWSSPIAQVGRDLAQLKAFVAEQFRGADQWETPHARSFPCPGESCSTRSRSSTSSENGSLTRPPSGT, encoded by the coding sequence ATGTCGGTAGCCAGCCATGACTGGACCGGAGCTGTCCGTCGGGGCGATTACGCGCTCGCCTGGAAGCTATCTGAAGGCATCCTCGCGGCGCGCGATCCCGGAAAGCGGGACGATCCTTCGACACCCTATCACCTCAGATGGGTATGGGACGGCCGATCTTTTGACGGGCGGCATGTGCTTGTTCGCTGCTATCACGGGCTGGGGGATACGATCCAGTTCGCGCGCTATCTTCCCATCCTGCGGCAAAGCGCTGCCTCGGTCGCGATCGAGGTCCAGCCGCGGCTCGCCTGCCTGCTCGACCATTTTCCCGGAGTGGATCGGATCGTCGCCTTCGATCCCGATAGTCCCAGCGCGGAATCGGATTGCGACATCGAGATCATGGAGCTGGCATTCGCGCTCCGGACGCCGCCTTCGAGCGTTGCTCCGCCCTATCTTCAAGCGGAGGCGGCATCGCTCCCGAAGGGCACGGTGGGGCTGTGCGGTCGGGCCGGTGCCTGGGACAGCCATCGCTCCATCCCTGCAGAACGCCTTCTTCCCCTTGCGGAACGGTGGCCCTGCCTCACGCTGGATTGCGGCCCCACCAACCTTCCCGTCCTCAACCCCGAAGGATGTCCTCATGATGTGGAGGCGACGGCGAGCTTGATCGCCGGCCTCGATCTGGTGGTCACCGTCGACACCTTCATCGCGCATCTCGCCGGGGCTTTAGGGAAGCCGGTCTGGCTGCTCCTGAAACACGAGCCCGATTGGCGATGGTCGCCCCTGTCGTGCCGGAGCGACTGGTATCCTTCGATGCGACTTTATGTTCAGCCCGCGCCGGGCGACTGGAGCTCACCCATCGCCCAGGTCGGCCGGGACCTTGCTCAACTCAAAGCGTTCGTAGCCGAACAGTTCAGAGGAGCGGATCAATGGGAGACGCCGCATGCCCGCTCGTTCCCCTGTCCTGGGGAGAGTTGCTCGACAAGATCACGATCCTCGACCTCAAGCGAGAACGGATCGCTGACTCGACCGCCGTCGGGAACGTGA
- a CDS encoding TIGR04290 family methyltransferase: MKLAERSRADEELRDRVEALGPWFHNINLGGVWTAGDHFLGDYPGEKYRRFAPHLPADLSGKSVLDIGCNAGFYSIEMKRRGAKRVLGIDSDDRYLEQARFAADALDQEIEFRKLSVYDVGALGERFDLVVFMGVLYHLRHPLLALDLIREYVAGDMLLFQSMQRGSPHVLKTEEDYPFEESSVFFETGYPKLHFVERKYAHDWTNWWVPNRACAEAMLRAAGFAIEKRIEEEVYICRTAPVPFSEWGEGAVYPAQGGE; this comes from the coding sequence ATGAAGCTCGCGGAGCGCAGCAGAGCGGACGAGGAGCTTCGTGACAGGGTCGAGGCGCTCGGCCCCTGGTTCCACAACATCAATCTGGGCGGCGTCTGGACTGCGGGCGACCACTTCCTGGGGGACTATCCAGGTGAGAAATACCGCCGCTTCGCGCCTCATCTTCCAGCCGATCTCAGCGGCAAGAGCGTGCTCGACATCGGCTGCAACGCCGGCTTCTACTCGATCGAGATGAAGCGCCGCGGGGCGAAGCGCGTGCTCGGCATCGACAGCGACGATCGCTATCTGGAGCAGGCGCGTTTCGCCGCCGACGCGCTGGATCAGGAGATCGAGTTCCGCAAGCTCTCCGTTTATGACGTCGGCGCGCTCGGCGAGAGGTTCGACCTCGTCGTCTTCATGGGCGTGCTCTACCATCTGCGCCATCCGCTGCTCGCGCTCGACCTCATTCGCGAGTATGTCGCTGGCGACATGCTGCTTTTCCAGTCGATGCAGCGCGGCTCCCCCCATGTCTTGAAGACTGAGGAAGATTATCCGTTCGAGGAATCCAGCGTCTTCTTCGAGACCGGCTATCCCAAGCTCCATTTCGTCGAGCGAAAATATGCGCACGACTGGACCAACTGGTGGGTGCCGAACCGGGCCTGTGCCGAGGCGATGCTGCGCGCGGCCGGTTTCGCCATCGAGAAGCGGATCGAGGAGGAAGTTTATATCTGCCGAACGGCGCCGGTGCCGTTTTCGGAATGGGGTGAAGGCGCGGTCTATCCGGCGCAGGGAGGCGAATAA
- a CDS encoding beta-xylosidase codes for MIEAAMIWNEPNNKSHWDPELDPEWSIFAKTAIEAGKAIASVNPDVKRVLGGISPIDPHFINRMKTMGVLDEVDVVAVHGFPLDWNLWPIHEWPQRIAEIEAVAPDHEIWATEVGVGSFGAEEVQVFGLEKTAELLLGRVPRVFWYSLFDLPREWEATTRHREAEGSSYYRHFYMGLIKEDGTPKLALENFARHSPQMGIMQWFHFEDPRLDDAVAWMKRLGVTHLRTGLSWWDSYRPGWEAWFDRQMEALEAFETTVTFCFTPDHEGVAPHYTSPPKDPMYFADFCARMIERYAPAQRKAAVA; via the coding sequence GTGATCGAAGCGGCGATGATCTGGAACGAGCCCAATAATAAGTCGCATTGGGACCCTGAGCTCGATCCCGAATGGTCGATCTTCGCCAAAACCGCGATCGAGGCCGGCAAGGCGATCGCCTCGGTCAACCCGGACGTGAAGCGGGTGCTGGGCGGAATCTCGCCCATCGATCCGCACTTCATCAATCGCATGAAAACCATGGGCGTCCTCGACGAGGTCGATGTGGTGGCGGTGCACGGCTTCCCGCTCGACTGGAACTTGTGGCCGATCCACGAATGGCCCCAGCGCATCGCCGAGATCGAAGCCGTCGCGCCCGATCATGAAATCTGGGCGACCGAAGTCGGCGTCGGCAGCTTCGGCGCCGAGGAAGTGCAGGTGTTCGGTCTGGAGAAGACCGCGGAGCTGCTGCTCGGCCGCGTGCCGCGCGTCTTCTGGTACAGCCTGTTCGACCTGCCGCGCGAATGGGAGGCGACGACCCGCCACCGCGAGGCCGAAGGCTCAAGCTATTACCGCCATTTCTACATGGGACTCATCAAGGAAGACGGCACACCCAAGCTCGCGCTGGAAAACTTCGCGCGGCACAGCCCGCAGATGGGCATCATGCAGTGGTTCCATTTCGAGGATCCGCGCCTCGACGACGCCGTCGCCTGGATGAAGCGGCTCGGCGTTACCCATCTCCGCACCGGGCTCAGCTGGTGGGACAGCTACCGGCCCGGCTGGGAGGCCTGGTTCGACCGGCAGATGGAGGCGCTCGAGGCGTTCGAGACGACGGTCACCTTCTGCTTCACGCCCGATCATGAGGGCGTCGCGCCCCACTATACGAGCCCCCCCAAGGACCCGATGTATTTCGCGGACTTCTGCGCGCGGATGATCGAGCGCTACGCGCCGGCGCAGAGAAAGGCGGCGGTCGCATGA
- a CDS encoding inositol-3-phosphate synthase, translating to MSLHDPGRHDINVALVGVGNCASSLVQGIAHYQNGGANEQIGLLHWDLGGYRPKDIKFVAAWDVDERKVGRDISEAIFAKPNCTTVFCDHVPHAGVKVRMGCILDGWSDHMADAPPERTFLLADAPEPDKAEVIETLRETKADVLLNYLPVGSQQATEFYAECALEAGVAFVNNMPVFIASHPAWARRFEEAGVPVIGDDIKAQLGATIVHRVLTDLFHKRGVKLDRTYQLNTGGNTDFLNMLNRSRLKSKKVSKTEAVQSVAEHRLDDENIHIGPSDYVAWQNDNKICFLRMEGQVFGGVPMNLELRLSVEDSPNSAGVAIDMIRCAKLAKDRGLAGAIDAPAMFFCKHPPRQLPDDEAYEALEAFIAGEAGRL from the coding sequence ATGAGCCTGCACGATCCCGGACGTCACGATATCAACGTCGCCCTGGTCGGCGTCGGCAATTGTGCCAGCTCGCTGGTGCAGGGCATTGCTCATTATCAAAATGGCGGCGCCAACGAGCAGATCGGCCTTCTGCACTGGGACCTTGGCGGCTATCGGCCGAAGGATATCAAGTTCGTCGCTGCCTGGGACGTCGACGAGCGCAAGGTCGGCCGCGACATTTCCGAAGCGATCTTCGCCAAGCCCAATTGCACGACCGTCTTTTGCGATCATGTCCCGCACGCCGGCGTCAAGGTGCGCATGGGCTGTATCCTCGACGGCTGGTCCGACCATATGGCCGACGCTCCGCCCGAGCGCACCTTCCTCCTCGCCGACGCGCCGGAGCCGGACAAGGCCGAGGTGATCGAGACGCTCCGCGAGACGAAAGCCGACGTGCTCTTGAACTATCTGCCGGTCGGTAGCCAGCAGGCGACGGAATTCTACGCCGAATGCGCGCTCGAGGCCGGCGTTGCCTTCGTCAACAACATGCCGGTCTTCATCGCAAGCCACCCGGCCTGGGCGCGCCGTTTCGAGGAAGCCGGGGTTCCCGTCATCGGCGACGACATCAAGGCCCAGCTCGGCGCCACCATCGTCCACCGCGTCCTCACCGATCTCTTCCACAAGCGCGGCGTGAAGCTGGACCGCACCTATCAGCTCAACACCGGCGGCAACACCGACTTCCTCAACATGCTGAACCGGTCGCGCCTCAAATCGAAGAAGGTGTCGAAGACGGAAGCCGTGCAATCCGTTGCCGAGCATCGCCTCGACGACGAGAATATCCATATCGGTCCCAGCGACTATGTCGCCTGGCAGAACGATAACAAGATCTGCTTCCTGCGCATGGAGGGCCAGGTCTTCGGCGGCGTGCCGATGAACCTGGAGCTGCGCCTGTCGGTCGAGGACAGCCCCAATTCGGCGGGCGTCGCCATCGACATGATCCGCTGCGCCAAGCTCGCCAAGGACCGGGGCCTCGCCGGCGCGATCGACGCCCCCGCCATGTTCTTCTGCAAGCATCCGCCGCGCCAGCTTCCCGACGACGAGGCCTATGAGGCGCTGGAGGCGTTTATCGCAGGCGAGGCCGGCCGCCTCTGA
- a CDS encoding FUSC family protein, whose translation MKVPDRTLIRNLVVREWRELVTIKASDRPWQMPFAAAIASGGPMLVAAAFDRVAEGVVAALAGLVFLYLPSTPMHHRMVTLMACAFGMISCFALGALSHLVPAARVPLITLCAILVTMVCRYYRVAAPGSLFFIMTAAIAAYSPGTLADALFRTGILAIGCINAVLIAFLYSLHILRRRRPDPIPAIQQPTYDYVWVDSVIIGLLVGLSLAVAQLLSLEKAYWVPVSCLAVLQGLSLRASWNRQVHRILGTGIGLGVTWVLLLVLKDGWTIAIAIILLTFLIETAVVRHYGFAAIFITPLTILLAEAPMLGDESSTGLIQARFIDTLLGAYIGFIGAVALHSPGFRSRFGRVLRRLSPKRLADLDQ comes from the coding sequence ATGAAAGTTCCCGACCGTACCTTGATCAGGAACCTCGTTGTTCGCGAATGGCGCGAGCTGGTGACGATCAAGGCCAGCGACCGTCCCTGGCAGATGCCCTTCGCGGCGGCGATCGCCAGCGGCGGCCCGATGCTCGTCGCGGCGGCCTTCGATCGGGTCGCGGAAGGCGTCGTGGCGGCTCTTGCCGGGCTCGTCTTCCTCTATCTGCCGTCCACGCCGATGCACCACCGCATGGTCACCTTGATGGCGTGCGCCTTCGGGATGATCAGCTGTTTCGCCTTGGGTGCGCTCAGCCACCTCGTGCCTGCCGCCAGGGTGCCGCTCATCACTCTCTGCGCGATCCTGGTGACGATGGTCTGCCGCTACTATCGGGTGGCTGCGCCCGGCAGCCTGTTCTTCATCATGACCGCCGCCATCGCCGCCTATTCGCCCGGAACCCTGGCGGATGCGCTGTTCAGGACCGGCATATTGGCCATCGGCTGCATCAACGCCGTTTTGATCGCCTTCCTCTACAGCCTGCATATCCTCAGGCGCAGGCGGCCCGATCCCATTCCCGCGATCCAACAGCCGACTTACGACTATGTCTGGGTGGATTCGGTGATCATCGGTTTGCTGGTCGGCCTCTCGCTGGCCGTCGCGCAGCTGCTCTCGCTCGAAAAGGCCTATTGGGTTCCGGTGAGCTGCCTTGCGGTCCTTCAGGGGCTGTCGCTCCGGGCTTCATGGAACCGGCAGGTGCACCGCATTCTCGGGACCGGTATCGGCCTAGGCGTCACCTGGGTACTGCTGCTGGTGCTGAAGGACGGATGGACGATCGCAATCGCCATCATCCTGCTGACGTTCCTCATCGAGACCGCGGTGGTTCGGCACTATGGCTTCGCCGCGATCTTCATCACGCCGCTGACCATCCTGCTTGCGGAGGCGCCGATGCTCGGCGACGAGTCCAGCACCGGTCTGATCCAGGCGCGCTTCATCGACACCTTGCTCGGTGCATACATCGGCTTCATCGGCGCAGTCGCGCTGCACAGCCCGGGCTTCCGCAGCCGGTTCGGACGCGTGCTGCGCCGGCTGTCGCCGAAGCGGCTCGCAGACCTCGATCAATGA
- a CDS encoding DUF2171 domain-containing protein translates to MANQRGDYRYGNQYRSQDRWRDRERGSRYGGGYRGDEERGSRYGGGYREDEDRGFFDRAGDEVRSWFGDDEAEGRRERDQRRWEREQGYGDRYGSSDYGGGYYGSDFNRSNEEYPRGDYGQDTSYSGQSGYAGTASTWGGSGFGGYGAGGRRFDRIDVGSTGTHGAHPMSAPAGSTYGGGYGMMSPGYGGSSARYASVYGGDIHDRNYSEWRQRQMQQLDRDYDEYRREHQSRFEQEFGGWREKRQGQRQSLGQVTEHMEVMGSDGEHIGTVDKVRGDRIILTKSDPSAGGHHHSIPCSWIERVDEKVMVNKTSAEAMAAWRDEDRNRALFEREDQGSEGPHVLNRSFSGTY, encoded by the coding sequence ATGGCCAATCAACGTGGCGACTATCGATACGGCAACCAGTATCGCTCGCAGGATCGATGGCGCGATCGCGAGCGTGGATCACGCTATGGCGGCGGCTATCGCGGCGACGAGGAGCGCGGCTCCCGCTACGGCGGCGGCTATCGCGAGGATGAGGATCGTGGCTTCTTCGACCGGGCCGGCGACGAAGTCCGCTCCTGGTTCGGCGACGACGAGGCGGAAGGCCGCCGCGAACGCGACCAGCGGCGCTGGGAACGCGAGCAAGGCTATGGCGACCGCTACGGCTCCAGCGATTATGGCGGCGGCTATTATGGCAGCGACTTCAACCGCTCCAACGAGGAATATCCCAGGGGCGACTATGGCCAGGATACGAGTTATTCCGGCCAGTCGGGCTACGCCGGTACGGCGAGCACCTGGGGCGGGTCCGGCTTCGGCGGCTATGGCGCCGGCGGCCGTCGCTTCGACCGCATCGACGTGGGCAGCACCGGCACGCACGGCGCTCATCCGATGTCGGCTCCGGCGGGCAGCACCTATGGAGGCGGCTACGGCATGATGTCGCCGGGCTATGGCGGCTCTTCGGCGCGTTATGCGAGCGTCTATGGCGGCGATATCCACGACCGCAACTATTCGGAGTGGCGCCAGCGGCAGATGCAGCAGCTCGACCGCGACTATGACGAATATCGCCGCGAACATCAGTCCCGCTTCGAGCAGGAATTCGGCGGCTGGCGCGAAAAACGCCAGGGTCAGCGCCAGTCGCTGGGCCAGGTCACCGAGCATATGGAAGTGATGGGCTCGGATGGCGAGCATATCGGCACCGTCGACAAGGTGCGCGGCGACCGGATCATCCTCACCAAGAGCGATCCGAGCGCCGGCGGACATCATCATTCCATCCCCTGCTCCTGGATCGAACGGGTCGATGAGAAGGTGATGGTCAACAAGACGTCGGCCGAAGCCATGGCCGCGTGGCGCGACGAGGACCGCAATCGGGCGCTCTTCGAACGCGAAGACCAGGGCAGCGAAGGCCCGCACGTGCTGAACCGGAGCTTCTCCGGCACCTATTGA
- a CDS encoding NADP-dependent oxidoreductase — translation MTGTRAWHLASRPSGLPDMTHFDLRDIAPQPLQVGMVRVENRWLSVDPYMRGRMNDVKSYVPPFEVGAPLQGGAVGKVVESRSPDLNVGDTVLHMMGWREQAVGEAKHFTKVPAMGVPDEQWLGNLGLTGATAYFGLLRVAEAREGDVVFVSAAAGAVGSAVVQIAKARGMTVIGSAGGEEKCAWVRELGADAAIDYKAGRVVRQLMDAAPEGIDVYFDNVGGDHLDAAFAAARNNARFAICGMIENYNAGPPPSFRYIMRVIAARIRMQGFIFTDFMAEMPDFYRDMGSWIAEGKVKSRETVREGIEAMPQAFLDLFSGGNIGKMLVKL, via the coding sequence ATGACCGGCACGCGCGCCTGGCATCTCGCATCGCGGCCTTCGGGGCTGCCCGATATGACCCATTTCGACCTCAGGGACATCGCCCCCCAGCCGCTCCAGGTCGGGATGGTGCGGGTCGAGAACCGCTGGCTGTCGGTCGATCCCTACATGCGCGGCCGCATGAACGACGTGAAAAGCTATGTGCCGCCCTTCGAGGTCGGCGCGCCGCTGCAGGGCGGAGCGGTCGGCAAGGTCGTGGAATCGCGCTCGCCCGATCTCAATGTCGGCGACACCGTCCTCCACATGATGGGCTGGCGCGAGCAGGCGGTAGGCGAGGCGAAGCATTTCACCAAGGTGCCGGCGATGGGCGTGCCGGACGAGCAGTGGCTCGGCAATCTCGGCCTCACCGGGGCTACCGCCTATTTCGGCCTGCTGCGCGTGGCGGAGGCCAGGGAAGGAGATGTTGTCTTTGTCTCGGCCGCGGCGGGCGCGGTCGGCTCCGCCGTCGTGCAGATCGCCAAGGCCAGGGGCATGACGGTGATCGGCTCCGCGGGCGGGGAGGAGAAATGCGCCTGGGTGCGCGAGCTCGGCGCCGATGCGGCGATCGACTACAAGGCCGGACGTGTCGTCAGGCAATTGATGGACGCAGCGCCCGAGGGAATCGACGTCTATTTCGACAATGTCGGCGGCGATCATCTCGACGCCGCCTTCGCCGCGGCCCGCAACAATGCGCGCTTCGCCATCTGCGGCATGATCGAGAATTACAATGCCGGGCCGCCGCCCAGCTTCCGCTACATCATGCGCGTGATCGCGGCCCGCATTCGCATGCAGGGTTTCATCTTCACCGACTTCATGGCCGAGATGCCCGACTTCTACCGCGACATGGGCAGCTGGATCGCAGAGGGAAAGGTGAAGTCACGCGAGACGGTGCGCGAGGGCATCGAAGCGATGCCGCAGGCGTTTCTGGACCTCTTCTCCGGCGGCAATATCGGCAAGATGCTGGTCAAGCTCTAG
- a CDS encoding UdgX family uracil-DNA binding protein (This protein belongs to the uracil DNA glycosylase superfamily, members of which act in excision repair of DNA. However, it belongs more specifically to UdgX branch, whose founding member was found to bind uracil in DNA (where it does not belong), without cleaving it, appears to promote DNA repair by a pathway involving RecA, rather than base excision.), which yields MRTAFLAHQEDFEGWRDAARSLALSRVPPSEIHWQVGDAPHDLFADEAVLASDDGPAFSVPRPFIELARSVVCHSDPERFALLYTLLLRLRAHPGAMEDAADPLLQRLESMAKAVCRDIHKMRAFLRFREVEGADEAGGTRYVAWFEPEHHIVRANAGFFVRRFASMRWSILTPELSLHWDGETLKEGPGATRADAPSGDQVEEVWKTYYASIFNPARVKVGAMLKEMPKKYWKNMPETALVGQLIAGAQAREAEMVERSRAKMAEGGLAEAVAAEKRLQPGGNALAAWEALVAEARSCTRCDLYKCGTQTVFGEGPLDARLLFVGEQPGDQEDLAGRPFVGPAGGVFDKALADAGVDRAATYVTNAVKHFKFERRGKRRIHSKPDGPEITACRWWLEQELALIRPPITVALGATAARSLFGKAVTISATRGKPHALEAGETWVTVHPSFLLRVRDNREEEYARFVEDLHAIGERAKALA from the coding sequence ATGCGCACCGCTTTTCTGGCTCATCAGGAGGATTTCGAAGGATGGCGCGACGCCGCCCGGTCGCTTGCGTTGAGCCGTGTCCCGCCGAGCGAAATCCATTGGCAGGTGGGCGATGCGCCGCACGACCTGTTCGCCGATGAAGCCGTGCTGGCGTCAGATGACGGCCCCGCCTTTTCCGTCCCGCGCCCGTTCATCGAGCTCGCGCGCTCCGTCGTCTGCCATAGCGATCCGGAGCGGTTCGCCTTGCTCTACACATTGCTGCTGCGCCTGCGGGCCCATCCAGGCGCGATGGAGGACGCGGCGGACCCGCTTCTGCAGCGGCTCGAGAGCATGGCCAAGGCGGTCTGCCGCGACATCCACAAGATGCGCGCCTTCCTCCGCTTCCGCGAAGTCGAGGGGGCGGATGAAGCGGGCGGCACCCGTTACGTCGCCTGGTTCGAGCCGGAGCATCATATCGTCCGCGCCAATGCGGGCTTCTTCGTCCGCCGTTTCGCCTCGATGCGCTGGTCCATCCTGACGCCGGAACTTTCCCTCCATTGGGACGGCGAGACGCTCAAGGAGGGGCCCGGAGCCACCCGCGCCGATGCACCATCGGGCGACCAGGTCGAGGAGGTTTGGAAGACCTATTACGCCTCCATCTTCAATCCGGCCCGGGTCAAGGTCGGTGCGATGCTGAAGGAGATGCCGAAGAAATATTGGAAAAACATGCCCGAGACCGCGTTGGTCGGGCAGTTGATCGCAGGCGCACAGGCGCGGGAAGCGGAAATGGTCGAGCGCTCACGAGCGAAGATGGCGGAAGGGGGGCTCGCCGAAGCGGTCGCGGCCGAGAAGAGGCTGCAGCCGGGCGGCAACGCGCTGGCGGCGTGGGAGGCGTTGGTTGCCGAAGCGCGCAGCTGCACCCGCTGTGACCTCTACAAATGCGGCACCCAGACCGTGTTCGGCGAAGGCCCACTCGATGCGCGCCTCCTCTTCGTCGGTGAGCAGCCGGGCGATCAGGAGGACCTCGCCGGACGCCCCTTCGTCGGCCCCGCCGGCGGCGTTTTCGACAAGGCGCTGGCCGACGCCGGCGTCGATCGCGCCGCCACTTACGTCACCAATGCGGTCAAGCATTTCAAGTTCGAACGCCGTGGCAAGCGCCGCATCCATTCCAAACCGGACGGACCGGAGATAACCGCCTGCCGCTGGTGGCTGGAGCAGGAGCTGGCGCTGATCCGGCCGCCGATCACCGTCGCGCTCGGCGCCACCGCCGCCCGCTCCCTCTTCGGCAAGGCGGTCACCATTTCGGCCACGCGCGGCAAGCCGCACGCGCTTGAAGCCGGCGAAACCTGGGTCACCGTCCACCCGAGCTTCCTGCTGCGCGTCCGCGACAATCGCGAGGAGGAATATGCACGGTTCGTGGAGGACCTGCACGCGATCGGCGAGCGGGCGAAGGCCTTGGCGTGA